In one window of Escherichia coli DSM 30083 = JCM 1649 = ATCC 11775 DNA:
- the ykgH gene encoding protein YkgH, with product MNEQIKQDIDLIEILFYLKKKIRVILFIIAICMVMVLLFLYINKDNIKVTYSLKINQTTPGILVSCDSNNNFACQTTMTEDVIQRITTFFQTSPDVKNREIKLEWSGNKRDLPTAEAEISRVQASIIKWYASEYHNGRQVLDEIQTPSAINSELYTKMIYLTRNWSLYPNGDGCVTISSPEIKNKYPAAICLALGFFLSIVISVMFCLVKKMVDEYQQNSGQ from the coding sequence ATGAATGAACAAATCAAACAGGATATCGATCTGATTGAGATTTTATTTTATCTGAAGAAAAAGATTCGTGTTATCCTTTTTATTATAGCTATCTGTATGGTAATGGTGCTGTTGTTTCTGTATATCAATAAAGATAATATAAAAGTGACTTACAGTCTAAAAATAAACCAGACAACACCAGGCATACTTGTTAGCTGTGATAGCAATAATAACTTTGCCTGTCAGACCACAATGACTGAAGATGTTATTCAGCGAATTACTACATTTTTTCAGACCAGCCCAGATGTCAAGAACAGAGAAATAAAGCTGGAATGGTCAGGAAATAAGAGAGATTTACCAACTGCTGAAGCGGAAATATCTCGCGTGCAGGCGTCTATCATCAAATGGTATGCGTCAGAATACCATAATGGCAGGCAAGTTCTCGATGAGATACAAACGCCTTCAGCAATTAACAGTGAGCTTTATACAAAAATGATATACCTGACCAGGAACTGGTCACTGTATCCGAACGGTGATGGCTGTGTCACTATAAGCTCACCAGAAATAAAAAATAAATACCCTGCTGCCATTTGCCTGGCTCTGGGATTTTTTCTAAGTATTGTGATTTCTGTGATGTTTTGCCTTGTCAAAAAAATGGTAGATGAATACCAACAAAACTCTGGGCAGTAA
- the ykgG gene encoding LutC/YkgG family protein, translating into MDNRSKFLNNVAQALGRPLRLEPQAEDAPLNNYANERLTQLTQQQRCDAFIQFASDVMLTRCELTSEAKAAEAAIRLCKELGDQSVVISGDTRLEELGISERLQQECNAVVWDPAKGIENISQAEQAKVGVVYAEYGLTESGGVVLFSAAGRGRSLSLLPESSLFILRKSTILPRVAQLAEKLHQKAQAGERMPSCINIISGPSSTADIELIKVVGVHGPVKAVYLIIEDC; encoded by the coding sequence ATGGATAATCGGAGCAAATTTTTGAATAACGTTGCTCAGGCACTGGGGCGCCCGCTGCGACTTGAACCGCAAGCAGAAGATGCGCCGCTTAACAACTATGCTAACGAGCGGCTTACCCAACTTACCCAACAGCAGCGCTGTGACGCGTTTATCCAGTTTGCCAGCGATGTTATGTTGACGCGCTGTGAACTGACCAGCGAGGCGAAGGCGGCAGAAGCTGCAATACGTCTGTGTAAAGAGCTGGGAGATCAGTCGGTCGTGATTAGTGGTGACACGAGGCTGGAGGAATTGGGGATTAGCGAACGTTTGCAGCAGGAATGCAATGCCGTTGTTTGGGATCCGGCGAAAGGTATTGAGAACATATCACAAGCAGAGCAGGCTAAAGTGGGCGTCGTATATGCTGAATATGGTTTAACCGAATCGGGAGGCGTGGTTCTTTTTTCCGCCGCCGGGCGCGGGCGTTCATTGAGCCTGCTCCCGGAATCTTCTCTTTTTATCCTGCGTAAAAGCACAATCCTGCCGCGTGTAGCGCAACTCGCAGAAAAATTGCATCAGAAAGCGCAGGCCGGTGAACGAATGCCGTCATGTATTAACATCATCAGTGGTCCCAGTTCAACGGCGGACATTGAGCTTATCAAAGTCGTCGGGGTTCATGGTCCGGTGAAAGCGGTGTATCTGATTATTGAGGATTGCTGA
- the ykgF gene encoding LutB/LldF family L-lactate oxidation iron-sulfur protein, protein MSIKTSNTDFKTRIRQQIEDPIMRKAVANAQQRIGANRQKMVDELGHWEEWRDRAAQIRDHVLSNLDAYLYQLSEKVTQNGGHVYFAKTKEDATRYILQVAQRKNARKVVKSKSMVTEEIGVNHVLQDAGIQVIETDLGEYILQLDQDPPSHVVVPAIHKDRHQIRRVLHEHLGYEGPETPEAMTLFIRQKIREDFLSAEIGITGCNFAVAETGSVCLVTNEGNARMCTTLPKTHIAVMGMERIAPTFAEVDVLITMLARSAVGARLTGYNTWLTGPREAGHVDGPEEFHLVIVDNGRSEVLASEFRDVLRCIRCGACMNTCPAYRHIGGHGYGSIYPGPIGAVISPLLGGYKDFKDLPYACSLCTACDSVCPVRIPLSKLILRHRRVMAEKGITAKAEQRAIKMFAYANSHPGLWKVGMMAGAHAASWFINGGKTPLKFGAISDWMEARDLPEADGESFRSWFKKHQAQEKKNG, encoded by the coding sequence ATGTCGATCAAAACCAGTAATACAGATTTTAAGACACGCATTCGTCAGCAAATTGAAGATCCGATCATGCGCAAAGCGGTGGCAAACGCGCAGCAGCGTATTGGGGCAAATCGGCAAAAAATGGTCGATGAATTGGGGCACTGGGAGGAGTGGCGCGATCGGGCCGCCCAGATACGTGATCATGTTCTGAGTAATCTCGACGCTTATCTGTACCAGCTCTCAGAAAAAGTGACGCAAAACGGAGGTCACGTCTATTTTGCAAAAACCAAAGAAGACGCCACCCGCTACATTTTACAGGTTGCCCAACGCAAAAATGCCCGGAAGGTGGTGAAATCTAAATCGATGGTGACCGAAGAGATTGGTGTCAATCATGTGTTGCAGGATGCCGGGATTCAGGTGATTGAAACCGATCTGGGTGAATACATTCTCCAGCTGGATCAAGATCCGCCCTCTCATGTTGTGGTCCCGGCAATTCATAAAGATCGCCATCAGATCCGTCGAGTGCTACACGAACATCTGGGCTATGAGGGGCCGGAAACGCCTGAAGCGATGACCTTATTCATTCGGCAAAAAATCCGCGAAGATTTCCTCAGTGCTGAAATAGGTATTACCGGCTGTAATTTCGCGGTGGCAGAGACCGGTTCGGTATGCCTGGTGACCAATGAAGGTAATGCGCGAATGTGTACCACGCTGCCTAAAACGCATATTGCAGTGATGGGAATGGAGCGTATTGCTCCCACGTTTGCAGAGGTAGATGTATTGATCACCATGCTGGCGCGCAGTGCCGTTGGTGCACGTTTGACGGGATACAACACCTGGCTGACAGGACCGCGCGAAGCGGGGCACGTTGATGGTCCTGAAGAGTTTCATCTGGTTATTGTCGATAACGGGCGTTCTGAGGTGCTGGCCTCTGAATTTCGGGATGTGCTGCGCTGTATTCGTTGCGGGGCTTGTATGAATACTTGTCCGGCATATCGCCATATTGGCGGTCATGGATATGGCTCTATTTATCCAGGGCCAATTGGTGCGGTGATTTCCCCGTTACTTGGCGGCTATAAAGATTTTAAAGATTTACCCTACGCCTGCTCTTTATGCACCGCTTGTGACAGCGTGTGTCCGGTGCGTATTCCGCTGTCAAAACTGATTTTGCGTCATCGTCGGGTGATGGCTGAAAAAGGGATCACCGCAAAAGCAGAGCAACGGGCGATAAAAATGTTCGCTTATGCCAATAGTCATCCAGGATTGTGGAAAGTTGGGATGATGGCTGGTGCTCATGCGGCAAGCTGGTTTATCAATGGCGGCAAAACACCACTCAAATTTGGCGCGATTAGCGACTGGATGGAAGCACGCGATCTTCCTGAAGCTGACGGAGAGAGTTTCCGTAGTTGGTTTAAGAAACATCAGGCGCAGGAGAAAAAGAATGGATAA
- the ykgE gene encoding (Fe-S)-binding protein, with the protein MNVNFFVTCIGDALKSRMARDSVLLLEKLGCRVNFPEKQGCCGQPAINSGYIKEAIPGMKNLIAALEDNDDPIISPAGSCTYAVKSYPTYLADEPEWASRAEKVAARMQDLTSFIVNTLGVVDVGASLQGRAVYHPSCSLARKLGVKDEPLTLLKNVRGLELLTFAEQDTCCGFGGTFSVKMAEISGEMVKEKVAHLMEVRPEYLIGADVSCLLNISGRLQREGQKVKVMHIAEVLMSR; encoded by the coding sequence GTGAATGTCAATTTCTTTGTCACCTGCATTGGTGACGCCCTGAAATCAAGAATGGCACGAGACTCCGTGCTGCTACTGGAAAAACTCGGCTGTCGCGTAAATTTCCCGGAGAAACAAGGATGCTGCGGTCAGCCTGCGATCAATAGTGGTTATATCAAAGAAGCGATTCCAGGGATGAAAAATCTGATCGCCGCACTGGAGGATAACGACGATCCCATTATTTCACCGGCTGGCTCTTGCACCTATGCCGTAAAAAGTTACCCGACGTATCTGGCGGATGAACCTGAATGGGCATCACGTGCCGAAAAGGTTGCCGCGCGTATGCAGGATCTCACCTCTTTTATTGTTAATACATTAGGGGTAGTCGATGTAGGTGCCAGTTTGCAAGGGAGAGCGGTGTATCACCCATCTTGTAGCCTGGCCCGTAAGCTGGGGGTGAAGGACGAACCACTTACGCTGCTGAAAAATGTGCGTGGACTGGAGCTGTTGACCTTTGCTGAACAGGATACCTGCTGCGGATTTGGCGGCACGTTCTCGGTCAAAATGGCCGAAATATCCGGCGAGATGGTGAAAGAAAAGGTTGCGCACCTGATGGAAGTCCGCCCTGAGTATTTAATTGGTGCTGACGTGAGTTGCCTGCTGAACATCAGTGGACGATTACAACGGGAAGGGCAGAAAGTCAAAGTGATGCATATTGCTGAAGTGCTGATGAGCCGCTGA
- the rclR gene encoding reactive chlorine-specific transcriptional regulator RclR — protein MDALSRLLMLNAPQGTIDKNCVLGSDWQLPHGAGELSVIRWHALTQGAAKLEMPTGEIFTLRPGNVVLLPQNSAHRLSHVDNESTCIVCGTLRLQHSARYFLTSLPETLFVAPVNHSVEYNWLREAIPFLQQESRSAMPGVDALCSQICATFFTLAVREWIAQVNTEKNILSLLLHPRLGAVIQQMMEMPGHAWTVESLASIAHMSRASFAQLFRDVSGTTPLAVLTKLRLQIAAQMFSREMLPVVVIAESVGYASESSFHKAFVREFGCTPGEYRERVRQLAP, from the coding sequence ATGGATGCTCTTAGCCGTTTGTTGATGCTTAACGCTCCACAAGGAACGATCGATAAGAATTGCGTGTTAGGAAGTGACTGGCAACTTCCACATGGTGCCGGGGAATTGTCGGTTATTCGTTGGCATGCGTTAACGCAAGGAGCGGCGAAGCTGGAAATGCCGACGGGAGAGATTTTTACATTACGCCCGGGAAATGTGGTCCTGCTACCACAAAATTCAGCTCATCGCCTGAGTCATGTCGATAATGAATCGACCTGTATTGTCTGTGGCACTCTTCGGCTGCAACATTCGGCGCGTTATTTTTTAACGTCTTTGCCGGAAACGCTGTTTGTAGCACCAGTGAACCATAGCGTGGAATATAACTGGCTGAGGGAGGCGATCCCGTTTTTACAACAGGAATCCAGATCGGCAATGCCGGGAGTGGATGCTCTGTGTAGCCAGATCTGCGCTACATTCTTTACCCTCGCGGTGCGTGAGTGGATTGCACAGGTTAATACAGAGAAAAACATTCTCAGTTTGCTTCTGCATCCACGTCTTGGTGCGGTAATACAGCAAATGATGGAAATGCCTGGACACGCCTGGACCGTCGAATCGCTGGCCAGCATCGCCCACATGTCCCGGGCAAGTTTTGCCCAGCTTTTCCGTGATGTTTCCGGAACCACGCCGCTGGCTGTATTAACAAAGTTGCGTCTACAAATAGCGGCCCAGATGTTTTCCCGGGAAATGCTCCCTGTTGTGGTGATCGCTGAGTCAGTAGGCTATGCCAGCGAATCATCTTTTCACAAGGCGTTTGTCCGCGAGTTTGGTTGTACTCCGGGAGAATATCGGGAAAGGGTCAGACAGCTTGCACCCTGA
- the rclA gene encoding reactive chlorine resistance oxidoreductase RclA, translating into MNKYQAVIIGFGKAGKTLAVTLAKAGWRVALIEQSNAMYGGTCINIGCIPTKTLVHDAQQHTDFVRAIQRKNEVVNFLRNKNFHNLADMPNIDVIDGQAEFINNHSLRVHRPGRNLEIHGEKIFINTGAQAVVPPIPGITTTPGVYDSTGLLNLKELPGHLGILGGGYIGVEFASMFANFGSKVTILEAASLFLPREDRDIADNIATILRDQGVDIILNAHVERISHHENQVQVHSEHAQLAVDALLIASGRQPATASLHPENAGIAVNERGAIVVDKQLHTTADNIWAMGDVTGGLQFTYISLDDYRIVRDELLGEGRRSTDDRKNVPYSVFMTPPLSRVGMTEEQARESGADIQVVTLPVAAIPRARVMNDTRGVLKAIVDNKTQRILGASLLCVDSHEMINIVKMVMDAGLPYSILRDQIFTHPSMSESLNDLFSLVK; encoded by the coding sequence ATGAATAAATATCAGGCAGTTATTATTGGTTTTGGCAAGGCTGGAAAAACATTAGCCGTCACGCTGGCAAAAGCAGGTTGGCGTGTGGCTCTCATCGAACAATCAAATGCAATGTATGGCGGGACCTGTATTAATATCGGCTGTATCCCAACCAAAACATTGGTTCATGACGCACAGCAGCACACAGATTTTGTCCGTGCCATACAGCGTAAAAATGAAGTGGTTAATTTTTTACGTAATAAGAATTTTCATAATCTTGCGGATATGCCCAATATCGACGTGATCGACGGCCAGGCGGAGTTTATCAATAATCATAGCCTGCGTGTTCATCGGCCTGGGAGAAATCTGGAGATTCATGGCGAGAAAATTTTTATTAATACCGGTGCACAAGCCGTGGTTCCGCCAATTCCTGGAATTACCACCACGCCTGGTGTATATGACAGCACCGGATTACTTAATCTAAAAGAATTGCCTGGGCATTTAGGTATTTTGGGCGGCGGATATATTGGCGTTGAGTTCGCCTCTATGTTCGCTAATTTTGGCAGCAAAGTAACCATTTTAGAGGCAGCTTCGCTGTTTTTGCCTCGGGAAGATCGGGATATTGCTGATAATATCGCGACGATTTTACGCGATCAGGGTGTCGATATAATCCTCAATGCCCATGTGGAGCGAATCAGTCACCATGAAAATCAAGTGCAAGTGCATAGCGAGCACGCCCAACTGGCGGTGGATGCACTGTTAATAGCTTCCGGTCGTCAACCGGCTACCGCTTCGTTACATCCAGAAAATGCAGGTATCGCAGTAAACGAGCGCGGGGCAATTGTCGTTGACAAGCAATTACATACCACCGCAGACAATATTTGGGCGATGGGAGATGTTACCGGCGGGCTGCAATTTACTTATATTTCACTGGATGATTACCGCATTGTGCGTGATGAGTTGCTGGGAGAAGGCAGACGTAGTACTGATGATCGGAAAAATGTGCCTTATTCCGTATTCATGACACCGCCACTGTCCAGGGTTGGTATGACAGAAGAACAGGCCAGAGAGAGTGGTGCTGATATTCAGGTGGTGACATTGCCTGTAGCTGCAATTCCGCGTGCCAGAGTGATGAATGATACTCGTGGGGTATTAAAAGCGATTGTTGATAATAAAACCCAACGTATATTAGGGGCATCACTGCTGTGTGTTGACTCCCACGAGATGATCAATATAGTGAAAATGGTGATGGATGCCGGGCTGCCTTATAGCATATTACGCGATCAGATATTTACTCATCCGTCGATGAGCGAATCACTCAATGATCTATTTTCATTAGTCAAATAA
- the rclB gene encoding reactive chlorine resistance periplasmic protein RclB has product MFKKSVLFATLLSGVMAFSTNADDKIILKHISVSSVSASPTVLENAIADMARKYNASSWKVTSMRIDNNSTATAVLYK; this is encoded by the coding sequence ATGTTTAAAAAATCTGTTTTATTTGCAACACTATTATCTGGCGTTATGGCATTTTCCACCAATGCAGATGATAAAATAATTCTGAAACATATCAGCGTCTCATCAGTATCAGCATCACCGACAGTTCTTGAGAATGCCATTGCTGATATGGCCAGAAAATATAATGCTTCATCCTGGAAAGTTACATCGATGCGAATTGATAATAATTCAACCGCAACAGCAGTATTGTATAAATAA
- the rclC gene encoding reactive chlorine species resistance protein RclC, protein MERYLHLLSRGDKIGLTLIRLSIAIVFMWIGLLKFVPYEADSITPFVANSPLMSFFYEHPEDYKQHLTHEGEYKPEARAWQTANNTYGFSNGLGVVEVIIALLVLANPVNRWLGLLGGLMAFTTPLVTLSFLITTPEAWVPALGDAHHGFPYLSGAGRLVLKDTLMLAGAVMIMADSARDILKQRSNESSSTLKTEY, encoded by the coding sequence ATGGAAAGATACCTGCACCTGTTAAGTCGGGGAGATAAAATTGGCCTGACATTGATTCGTCTGAGTATTGCGATTGTTTTTATGTGGATTGGGTTATTAAAGTTTGTCCCTTACGAGGCAGACAGCATTACACCATTCGTCGCAAACAGTCCACTAATGTCGTTCTTTTATGAACACCCGGAAGACTATAAACAGCATCTGACTCACGAAGGCGAATACAAACCAGAAGCAAGAGCATGGCAAACGGCTAATAATACCTATGGTTTTTCCAACGGTCTTGGCGTCGTGGAGGTGATTATTGCTCTGCTGGTTTTGGCTAATCCTGTCAATCGCTGGTTAGGTTTATTGGGTGGGCTGATGGCATTTACCACGCCGCTGGTAACACTCTCATTTTTAATCACCACCCCGGAGGCATGGGTACCCGCATTGGGTGACGCTCATCATGGTTTCCCTTATTTATCCGGTGCTGGTCGTCTGGTATTGAAAGATACTCTGATGCTGGCAGGTGCTGTCATGATAATGGCAGATTCGGCGCGGGATATTCTTAAACAACGCAGTAATGAATCCAGTTCAACGTTAAAAACTGAATATTGA
- a CDS encoding aldo/keto reductase, translated as MEFSVLSNNLKMPMMGFGVFQVTDKDVCKQSVLNAIRTGYRLIDTAAVYGNEDAVGEAVREAISEGLCTREELFITSKLWVQDMLNQDIAAAGIEASLKKSGLEYFDLYLLHQAMRDYFSAWRALEDAYEEGKLKAIGVSNFYPHVLANFCETVRVKPMVNQVELHPYFAQPEALATMKYYNVQPEAWAPLGGGRHKPFENNLLQSIADAHQKSISQVILRWNIQRGVVVIPKSTHQQRIEENFAIWDFSLTEKEMAQISSLDLGYVGESVKHFNPEFVRGCLAVKIHD; from the coding sequence GTGGAATTTTCCGTATTAAGTAACAATCTGAAAATGCCGATGATGGGATTTGGTGTTTTTCAGGTTACCGATAAAGACGTGTGCAAACAGTCAGTGTTGAATGCTATCCGCACGGGTTATCGACTCATCGACACTGCAGCGGTATACGGTAATGAAGATGCCGTCGGTGAAGCCGTTCGTGAAGCCATATCTGAAGGTTTATGTACCCGAGAAGAGTTATTTATAACGTCTAAATTGTGGGTGCAGGATATGTTGAATCAGGATATTGCAGCAGCAGGTATTGAAGCATCATTAAAAAAATCGGGGCTAGAATACTTCGATCTCTATTTATTGCACCAGGCCATGCGCGATTATTTTAGTGCGTGGCGTGCACTCGAAGATGCCTATGAAGAGGGCAAATTAAAAGCGATTGGGGTTTCCAATTTCTACCCTCATGTTCTGGCGAACTTTTGTGAAACGGTAAGAGTTAAACCGATGGTCAACCAGGTCGAGTTGCATCCCTATTTTGCCCAACCAGAGGCGCTGGCAACCATGAAGTATTATAACGTGCAGCCTGAAGCATGGGCTCCGTTAGGTGGTGGACGACATAAACCCTTTGAAAATAATCTGCTTCAGAGTATTGCAGATGCCCATCAAAAATCGATTTCTCAGGTCATTCTGCGTTGGAATATTCAACGGGGAGTGGTCGTTATTCCGAAATCGACACATCAACAGCGTATCGAAGAAAATTTTGCTATTTGGGATTTCTCACTGACAGAGAAAGAAATGGCGCAAATTAGTTCGCTTGATTTGGGTTATGTTGGGGAATCGGTAAAACATTTTAATCCTGAGTTTGTTCGTGGTTGTCTTGCTGTAAAAATACATGATTGA
- a CDS encoding helix-turn-helix domain-containing protein, which translates to MIRQKILQQLLEWIECNLEHPISIEDIAQKSGYSRRNIQLLFRNFMHVPLGEYIRKRRLCRAAILVRLSAKSMLDIALSLHFDSQQSFSREFKKLFGCSPREYRHRDYWDLANIFPSFLIRQQQKTECRLVNFPETPIFGNSFKYDIEVSNKLPDEEVKLRRHHLVRCMKNFKTDIYFVSTFEPSTKSVDLLTVETFAGTVCKQTDSEMPKEWTINRGLYASFRYEGEWEHYPEWARNLYLMELPARGLARVNGSDIERFYYNENFVEIDSNNIVCEIFIPVRPV; encoded by the coding sequence ATGATCAGGCAGAAGATTCTACAGCAGCTCCTGGAGTGGATTGAGTGCAATCTTGAGCACCCTATTTCAATCGAAGATATCGCACAGAAATCTGGCTACAGCAGACGCAACATCCAGCTTCTGTTCCGAAATTTCATGCATGTGCCTTTGGGAGAATACATTCGCAAACGAAGGCTTTGTCGTGCCGCCATTCTTGTCCGGCTCTCCGCGAAATCTATGCTTGATATTGCACTCTCTTTGCATTTTGATTCACAGCAGTCATTCAGCCGCGAATTTAAAAAGTTATTCGGCTGCTCTCCCCGTGAATACCGCCACCGTGATTATTGGGATCTCGCAAATATCTTCCCTTCTTTTTTAATACGTCAACAGCAAAAGACGGAGTGTAGATTAGTCAACTTTCCTGAGACACCTATTTTTGGCAATTCATTTAAATATGATATTGAAGTGTCGAATAAATTACCGGATGAAGAAGTCAAACTGCGACGTCATCATTTAGTCAGATGTATGAAGAATTTTAAGACGGATATCTATTTCGTCTCCACGTTCGAACCATCAACAAAATCGGTCGATTTGCTCACAGTTGAAACTTTTGCCGGTACGGTATGCAAACAAACCGATTCAGAGATGCCGAAAGAGTGGACAATTAACCGAGGACTGTATGCCTCTTTCCGCTATGAAGGTGAGTGGGAGCACTACCCTGAATGGGCGCGAAACCTCTATCTGATGGAATTACCTGCCAGGGGGTTAGCCAGAGTGAACGGCAGTGATATTGAGCGATTTTATTACAATGAAAACTTCGTCGAAATTGATAGCAATAACATTGTTTGCGAAATTTTTATCCCCGTTCGCCCGGTTTAG